A single window of Aspergillus flavus chromosome 4, complete sequence DNA harbors:
- a CDS encoding histone deacetylase RPD3 translates to MLTSTPFDSFSLNHASQSKRRVAYFYDSDVGNYAYVSGHPMKPHRMRMAHSLILNYGLYKKMEIYRAKPATKYEMTRFHSDEYIDFLFKVTPDTISKHLTEQVKYNFNDDNPVWDGLSEFCSISAGGSMEAAARLNNRKCDIAINWAGGLHHAKKSEANGFCYVNDIVLGILELLRFHPRVLYIDIDVHHGDGVEEAFYTTDRVMTVSFHQYGDFFPGTGDIGDIGVSEGKNHSVNVPLRPGMDDVSYSRVFQRVIKGVMDWYRPDAVVLQCGGDSLSGDRLGSFNLSMRGHANCVNYVKSFNLPTMLVGGGGYTMRNVARTWAFETGVVVGEEVGPDLPYDDFYGYYAPDYILDVKPSNMPNQNTDTYLTQVCTKVLDNIKKTMTFSPSVQMTDVPRYPLIPALDEEFEDIADDEDEDENKDVRISPRQVDMLIEHEGELSDDEEMSQISNLLNAIKKRNQINHGEVLSTVSTTEAEAAASKTSDDPGADGSVNSQDTPMTDAEVIFDDAQAVSP, encoded by the exons ATGTTAACGTCCACACCCTTCGATTCATTCAGTCTCAACCATGCCTCTCAAAGCAAGCGGCGAGTCGCCTACTTTTATGATTCCGACGTGGGCAACTACGCCTACGTCTCCGGACACCCCATGAAGCCCCACCGCATGAGGATGGCTCACAGCCTGATCCTCAACTACGGACTCtacaagaagatggaaaTCTAC CGTGCGAAACCAGCCACGAAATATGAGATGACGCGGTTCCACTCAGATGAATATATCGACTTTTTGTTCAAAGTCACTCCCGACACAATCAGCAAGCACCTGACCGAGCAGGTGAAATACAATTTCAACGACGACAATCCCGTCTGGGATGGCCTGTCTGAATTCTGCAGCATCAGCGCGGGCGGCAGTATGGAAGCTGCCGCCCGTCTAAATAATAGAAAGTGCGATATAGCGATCAACTGGGCCGGTGGCCTTCACCATGCAAAGAAAAGCGAGGCGAATGGTTTCTGCTATGTGAATG ATATTGTCTTGGGTATTCTCGAGCTATTACGATTTCATCCGCGAGTCTTGTATATCGATATTGATGTGCACCATGGCGATGGCGTCGAGGAAGCGTTTTATACGACTGATCGTGTCATGACCGTGTCCTTTCACCAGTACGGGGACTTCTTCCCGGGGACGGGCGATATCGGCGACATCGGTGTGTCAGAGGGCAAGAATCATTCTGTGAATGTACCGCTTCGCCCTGGAATGGACGATGTATCCTATAGTCGAGTGTTTCAACGAGTGATTAAAGGCGTAATGGACTGGTACCGCCCCGACGCGGTTGTGCTGCAATGTGGCGGAGATAGCTTGTCTGGCGACCGTCTCGGGAGCTTTAATCTGAGTATGCGAGGCCATGCCAACTGCGTTAACTATGTTAAGAGTTTCAACCTGCCCACGATGCTGGTGGGAGGTGGCGGCTACACGATGCGAAATGTCGCGCGTACGTGGGCATTCGAAACGGGTGTTGTGGTAGGGGAAGAGGTCGGGCCGGACCTGCCTTACGATGATTTCTACGGG TACTATGCGCCAGATTATATCCTTGACGTCAAGCCATCGAACATGCCAAATCAAAACACCGATACATACTTAACGCAAGTATGCACGAAGGTATTAGATAACATCAAGAAGACTATGACTTTCAGCCCATCTGTCCAGATGACAGACGTCCCACGCTACCCGCTCATTCCTGCACTCGACGAAGAatttgaagatattgccgatgacgaagacgaggatgaaaaTAAGGACGTTCGCATTTCGCCCCGTCAAGTCGACATGCTCATTGAACACGAGGGCGAGCTTagcgatgacgaggaaatgAGCCAGATCAGTAATCTCCTGAACGCGATCAAGAAGCGAAATCAGATTAACCATGGAGAAGTGCTTTCGACTGTCTCTACGACGGAGGCCGAAGCCGCAGCATCGAAAACATCGGATGATCCAGGAGCCGATGGGTCCGTCAACAGCCAAGACACCCCGATGACCGACGCTGAGGTAATTTTCGACGATGCTCAGGCCGTGAGCCCGTAG
- a CDS encoding alcohol dehydrogenase: protein MSITFDVYRGSKEGKIVADKTTRPLRPTDVYIETTHSGLCGTDEHFLHSGQVLGHEGVGVVRQVGEAVTHVQAGDRVGFGYTHEVCGICDHCISGWDQYCVNKKEYGTHNHDIGTFSRGVVWNAGNVFKIPDGYDSANAAPLMCAGATVWTCLTEYGVRPTDRVGIMGIGGLGHLAIKLAAAMGCHVVVLSSSERKREEAMQFGASEYHVFSAGQDMKDFKPLKHLLLCGSANVDYPSLLPLMDVHGTIYPLTVDFKPSAVPLLFMNVKGIRIQGSLVASRKSLKSLLQFAADKKIEPTIMKFPLNEAGIEDAMQTLRDGKMRYRGVLVRE from the exons ATGAGCATCACCTTTGACGTATACCGTGGCTCCAAGGAGGGCAAGATCGTCGCGGATAAGACGACTCGTCCTCTTCGCCCAACGGATGTCTACATCGAAACGACACATTCCGGTCTCTGTGGCACGGACGAGCACTTCTTGCACTCTGGACAGGTTCTTGGTCATGAGGGTGTTGGCGTTGTGAGACAGGTTGGTGAGGCCGTGACACACGTTCAGGCCGGTGACCGTGTTGGATTCGGATATACACATGAAGTCTGTGGAATTTGCGATCACTGTATCAGCG GCTGGGATCAATACTGTGTcaacaaaaaagaatacGGAACTCACAACCACGACATCGGCACCTTCAGCCGCGGTGTCGTCTGGAACGCCGGCAACGTCTTCAAGATCCCAGACGGCTATGACTCTGCCAACGCGGCGCCCCTGATGTGCGCCGGTGCTACCGTCTGGACCTGTCTGACCGAGTACGGCGTCCGGCCCACGGACCGTGTCGGTATCATGGGCATCGGCGGTCTGGGCCACTTGGCCATTAAGCTGGCAGCTGCTATGGGCTGCCACGTCGTTGTGCTGTCCAGCTCCGAGAGGAAGCGCGAAGAGGCCATGCAATTCGGAGCCTCGGAATACCACGTCTTCTCCGCTGGACAGGACATGAAGGATTTCAAGCCCTTGAAGCATCTTTTGCTCTGTGGTAGTGCGAACGTTGATTATCCATC TCTCCTTCCTCTCATGGACGTCCATGGAACGATCTATCCCCTTACAGTTGATTTCAAGCCCTCTGccgttcctcttcttttcatGAACGTCAAGGGCATTCGCATCCAGGGTTCCCTGGTTGCGTCCCGCAAGAGTCTGAAGTCCTTGTTACAGTTTGCTGCTGACAAGAAGATCGAGCCTACGATTATGAAGTTCCCTTTGAATGAGGCTGGTATTGAGGATGCCATGCAGACGTTGAGAGATGGAAAGATGAGATACAGGGGTGTTCTTGTTCGCGAGTAA
- a CDS encoding class I glutamine amidotransferase-like protein, which yields MAPPRKALIAITSAHAPLYPDGKETGLFITEALHPFNVFKKAGFEVDLVSETGTYQPDWLSQQKDWLPDEDRAVWEDHSSEFRSKLDKLLKPSDIKADNYGLFFASAGHASLIDYPDAKGLQSIAAKVYTDGGIVSAVCHGGAIFPGIIDPSTGKSVISGRKVTGFTTRGEEEEGVLDTIKSWKRPTIEASAADSGATYVSPAGPWDAFTITDGPIVTGANPASAHVTAEAAVKAFDAL from the exons ATGGCACCCCCACGCAAGGCCTTGATTGCTATCACTTCCGCTCATGCGCCGCTCTACCCAGACGGCAAGGAGACAG GTCTATTCATCACTGAGGCCCTTCATCCattcaatgtcttcaaaaAAGCAGGCTTCGAGGTCGACCTCGTCTCCGAGACTGGTACTTACCAACCGGATTGGTTGTCCCAGCAGAAAGACTGGCTTCCAGACGAGGATCGTGCCGTCTGGGAAGATCACTCGAGTGAATTTCGTTCCAAGCTTGATAAATTGCTGAAGCCAAGCGACATCAAAGCGGATAAC TACggccttttcttcgcttccGCTGGCCATGCGTCGCTGATTGATTACCCTGATGCCAAGGGTCTGCAGTCAATTGCTGCTAAGGTGTATACTGACGGTGGCATTGTATCTGCTGT TTGCCATGGAGGAGCCATCTTCCCCGGCATTATTGACCCCTCCACCGGAAAGTCTGTCATTTCCGGTCGCAAGGTAACTGGCTTCACCACCCgtggtgaagaggaagaaggtgtCCTGGACACCATTAAGAGCTGGAAAAGACCTACCATTGAGGCTTCTGCAGCTGACTCTGGAGCAACCT ATGTCTCTCCCGCTGGACCTTGGGATGCTTTCACCATCACGGACGGACCTATTGTCACCGGTGCGAACCCTGCCAGTGCTCATGTTACTGCTGAGGCTGCGGTCAAGGCTTTTGATGCGCTTTAA
- a CDS encoding Cyanovirin-N produces the protein MSFHQSCDLIRIEVRGDHTVLLAAAKNGDGDETVPAEIVLDEQIGNGDGWFVRGGENFTETAHEIELEFRDDGPWLTAFLTEVDGGDRERQGINLAEHIGNDGGRLVWA, from the exons ATGTCTTTCCATCAATCTTGCGACCTCATCCGGATCGAAGTCCGTGGCGATCATACTGTCCTCCTTGCCGCAGCTAAGAatggtgatggggatgaaACAGTTCCCGCGGAGATTGTCCTTGACGAACAGATTGGCAACGGTGATG GCTGGTTCGTTCGCGGGGGTGAGAATTTCACAGAAACCGCTCATGAAATCGAATTGGAGTTCCGGGACGACGGTCCTTGGTTGACTGCATTCCTCACCGAAGTCGATGGAGGAGATAGAGAGCGTCAGGGAATTAATCTGGCTGAACATATTGGGAATGACGGTGGCCGACTTGTATGGGCT TAG
- a CDS encoding putative aldehyde dehydrogenase family protein translates to MSAPIPHVSNWINGAYTTATTQVITVLNPATETPIATIDSTPQETVTTIVADSVQTFHKGPWSKTEPSDRFTVLSTAARLLRTRLPEFIELETRQTGRPIREMQTQLSRVPEWLEYFASLARVHEGRVTPFKGPVVNTLTRLPLGVVAQITPYNHPLLIATKKIAAALAAGNVVIVKPSELAPLSVLKLGPLFQEAGLPDGVLQIMSGHGFETGKFLCESPLLAKIDLTGGLGTYRAVAPVAARNMVPVTAELGGKAPVCLFPSLEVERAVQAALFAGFIASGQTCVTGSRLLVHRDIYGAFRELLEKRVRGLRVGDPMDGRTQIGTVISKAAVERCAAFVDRAVQEGGNVLCGGRSTTGPDGKGFFFEPTIIEVRADSHLACNEVFGPVIALIECESEEEIVSIANSTPFALGASVWTNDFNQAHRVAEKIDAGIVWINGHHLNDPSSPWGGFKESGIGKENGLEAYESYTKVKSTLINYGVAPVWFDDEATNARYG, encoded by the coding sequence ATGTCAGCCCCCATCCCTCATGTATCAAACTGGATCAACGGCGCCTACACAACGGCAACCACCCAAGTAATCACAGTCCTCAACCCCGCGACCGAAACACCCATCGCGACAATCGACTCCACACCCCAAGAAACAGTCACCACCATCGTCGCAGACTCAGTCCAAACCTTCCACAAAGGACCATGGTCCAAAACCGAGCCCTCAGACCGCTTCACAGTCCTCTCCACCGCCGCCCGACTTCTTCGCACGCGTCTACCCGAATTCATCGAGCTCGAAACCCGCCAAACCGGCCGTCCCATCCGCGAGATGCAAACCCAATTATCTCGCGTCCCTGAATGGCTCGAATACTTCGCCTCGCTGGCCCGCGTTCACGAAGGCCGAGTAACACCCTTCAAGGGCCCCGTCGTGAACACCCTCACCCGTCTCCCACTCGGTGTCGTCGCGCAGATCACGCCGTACAATCATCCATTGCTAATCGCGACGAAGAAAATCGCCGCAGCCCTGGCAGCCGGAAACGTTGTGATTGTAAAACCGAGCGAGCTTGCACCCTTATCCGTCTTGAAACTGGGTCCCCTCTTTCAAGAGGCAGGGTTACCTGACGGCGTCCTGCAAATTATGTCGGGACATGGGTTCGAGACGGGAAAGTTCCTCTGCGAGTCGCCGCTGTTAGCTAAGATCGATCTTACAGGGGGATTGGGGACATATCGGGCCGTTGCGCCCGTTGCAGCACGGAATATGGTCCCCGTTACGGCGGAGTTGGGTGGTAAGGCGCCTGTTTGTCTGTTTCCGAGTTTGGAGGTTGAGAGGGCGGTTCAGGCAGCGTTGTTCGCGGGGTTTATTGCTAGTGGACAGACGTGTGTGACTGGGAGTCGATTGTTGGTTCATCGAGACATTTATGGGGCGTTTCGAGAGTTATTGGAGAAGAGGGTTAGGGGGTTGAGGGTAGGAGATCCGATGGATGGACGGACGCAGATTGGGACGGTTATCTCGaaggcggcggtggagagaTGTGCTGCTTTTGTGGATCGTGCGGTGCAGGAGGGTGGGAATGTGCTTTGTGGTGGGCGTTCGACGACGGGACCAGATGGGAAGGGGTTCTTCTTTGAACCTACGATTATTGAAGTTAGAGCGGATTCGCATCTCGCGTGTAATGAGGTGTTTGGACCGGTTATTGCGCTGATTGAGTGTGAAtctgaggaggagattgtTTCTATTGCGAATAGTACGCCATTTGCGCTTGGGGCCTCGGTTTGGACAAATGACTTTAATCAGGCGCATCGCgttgcggagaagattgatgcGGGCATTGTGTGGATTAATGGTCATCATCTGAATGATCCGTCGTCGCCGTGGGGTGGGTTCAAGGAGAGTGGAattgggaaagaaaatggccTGGAGGCGTATGAGAGTTATACCAAGGTCAAAAGCACGCTTATTAACTATGGGGTTGCCCCTGTGTGGTTTGATGATGAGGCTACCAATGCACGATATGGATAG